The DNA sequence ATTTGTTCGCGCGGGAAATGAGGCGCCATGTTTCGGACAAGGCCGAACTGAACTGCATGTTGTCCATTTCCTTCTGGTAATTCTCGGTCACTTCCGCTGCCATCGCTTTTAGTTCCGCATCGAAAGCCGTTTCCGCTGCTAGTGCCGCAGGGATGTTACCCCCGAAATATTTATTGACCATCGCGATTGTTCTGTTCAGCAAGTTGCCCAGATCGTTCGCCAAATCATAGTTGATCCGGTTCACGTAGTCTTCCGGCGTGAAGATGCCGTCGCTGCCAAAAGTCACTTCGCGCATCAGGTAGTAGCGCAAAGCATCCAACCCGAAGCGGTCCACCAACATATCCGGATACACAACGTTGCCTTTGGATTTGGACATTTTGCCTTCCTTCATCAAAAGCCACCCGTGTCCGAAGATTTTCTTCGGAAGCGGAAGATCCAGTGCCATCAGCATGATCGGCCAATAAATGGTGTGGAAGCGGACGATTTCTTTTCCGACCATGTGCACATCAGCCGGCCAATATTTTTGGTAAAGCGAATCATCAGCCGAACCATAGCCCAAGGCAGTGATGTAGTTCGCCAATGCGTCAATCCAAACATAGACCACGTGCTTCGGATTGCTCTTCACGGGAATCCCCCAAGTAAAGGTCGTCCGTGATACAGCCAGATCCTCAAGGCCTGGTTTGATGAAATTGTTGACCATCTCGTTTTTGCGCGATTCCGGTTGGATGAAATCAGGATGCGCATCGTAATAAGCCAAAAGGCGATCCGCGTATTTGCTCATGCGGAAGAAGTAGGACTCCTCTTTCACCAACTCGACTTCATGGCCGCTTGGAGCAACCCCGCCGATGATTTTTCCGTCGGCATCACGATACACTTCAGCCAATTGAGTTTCCGTGAAGAACTCTTCGTCGGAAACGGAATACCAACCTTCGTATTCACCAAGATAGATGTCGCCTTGTGCCAATAATTGTTCGAAGATCTGCTGAACGGCCTGCACGTGGTCATCATCAGTCGTGCGGATGAACTTGTTGTTGGAAATGTCCAGACGTTTCCATAGATCCTGCATATCCTGGGCCATGCCGTCCACATATTCTTTCGGTGTGATGCCCAATTCTGCAGCTTTGTTCTCGATTTTTTGTCCGTGCTCATCTGAACCGGTCAGGTAGAACACATCGAATCCCATCAGTTTTTTATAGCGCGCCATTACATCGCATGCGATTGTAGAATACGCATTTCCGATATGGAGCTTACCGCTCGGATAATAGATTGGAGTAGTGATATAAAATGTGTTATTGTATTTAGCCACGAATGAGTGCCGTTGCCATAAATCTAACTAAATCTAGTTTATGTTTGCTTCCCTGTTCTTCGTGTCCAATTTTGTCCTTACGGACTACTCTTGTTTATGTAACACTCCGAGGGCGTAAATTCCGATGCAACGAGTCGTACATATCCGAGGTACCGTTAGACTGCTTGGTAATCCCTCAGATTGTAGCTTGCGTTCAGATCCCTATCGCAATGATGGCCGCAGGTGCAGTGGTAGACCCTGTCGCTACGTTTCAGGTCCTTTTTGAGCGTTCCGCACTTGTTGCACAACTTGGAACTTGGAAACCACTGGTCCGCTTCCACAAAGACAATGCCATTTAGTTCGCATTTGTATTGCAGGCATTGTTTGAAGAAATAGAGTTTCTGATTTGCGATTGCCTTAGCCAAATGCTTGTTCTTCATCATGCCGCTGATGTTCAGCGTTTCCATCACAATGCGGGAGGGTTTGGATTTCACGATCTCCGCTGTTGCTTGATGGACATGATTGGTTCTAATGTTGGCTAAGCGTCTGTGTTGCTTTCGGATTTCACCTTCTAGTTTTAGGAGATGCTTAGATTTAGGCGTTCCTTTCTTGTATTTTCTGCTTGCACGCCGTTGCAATCTCTTGAGGCGTTTCTCCGCTTTCCTCACGGAGGCTGTTTTGTTGATGTTGTTGTAGAAAACACCATCGGAGGTGACAGCCAACTCCTTGATGCCTACATCCACCCCTACAACCCGATCGTCTACTTCGACGATTTTCGGGGTCACCTCGACGCCGACCGTCAGATACCAATATTTGCCGTCGAACTTGATGCGCGGGTTGTAGTATTTGCAATCCACGGGCAACGGTTCGTTGGTTTTGACCCAACCGATTTTTTCCAACAGGACGCGGTTGCCTTTCACTTTCAGCTTGACGCAGTCATTGTAGAAACTCGGTGTGGACCGGCGTTTGGTCTTAAATCGGGGATGCTGAGTTTGCCCATTGAAGAAGGCTTTGTAGGCTTTGCAGGCATCCTTGACCGCTTGTTTGACGACATTGTTGGACACGTCGTTCAGCCAGGCATATTTCTTGCGCTTCTTCATCTTGGTGATGTGCTTCCGCAGTTCATTGTCGCTGATTAATGTCCCACCGAAGCGATGGTTCATTTCCTGCATCCGGATCGTGTAGTTGTACGCCCAGCGGGCAACGCCGGCTGCTTGGTAGAGTTTGGAAGTTTCGTCTGTCACAATCAAACGGACCTTCTTAGTCAGCATCATCTCGCATCATCCCTTTCTATACGCAAAGTATAGAGGAAATGGAATCAAAAATAAAAGATTTGAATGCATTTGAGGAGATTTTTATTGACTGTTTAAAGCCTCCCTGAATTCTAAGTTCTTTGCGAATGTACGCAACTTACCGTACCATTCTACCACAAAAGTCAAGGGTTGGGGCGCGAAATTCGAAACAAGCGGTAACCTCCTGCCAACGCCTGCACCTCCGGATCCACGCAAAAAAAAACCGAAAGCAACGTTCAGCTCCCGGCCTCACCAGCGTCATTCAGCTTTTTCAGTATAGTTGTGGATCGCATCCCGCAAAAAGGCGGCGGCTCCTTTGCCTGATGCTTTGTCGTAGTATGCCGTGAATCTTTCGTCGTCGACATACATCTGGGCCAGTCCACGATGCGCTTCCGGAGAGTAGCTCGGCCAAGTATAGCTCAGCCACTGTTTATGCAACGCAGCAACAGCCAAGGCGGCTTCTCCGCCGGCATCCCCCGTAGCCATCGCTTCCGTCAGCATCGCCTGTAAGCGCGCAGCCATTTCCTGCATCGCATCAAAATCCGCTGCGCTCATTCCTGCGAATTTTTTGTTTGATGCCGCAACGGTCTTTTCGCCGTATTTTTCGCGGATTTCCTGTCCGTAGCGGGTTTCGTTCTCGTCGAGCAGCTCCTTCTTCAAGCCTTCAAATTTCTCTTTGTCGCTCATCTTTCTGCCTCCTCTTTTTTCTTCCAGCGTAGCATCGACCGTTTGGATCAGCAATTCGATTTCTGCCTTTTTTTCCAACAAAGCCTGTTTGTGCGCGACCAACGAACGTTCCGCGTCATATGCCGGATCATCCATCGCTGCTTTGATCTCTTCAAGCGAAAAGGACAATTTCTTGAAGAACAGGATCTGCTGCAGCCTGTCCACCTCTGCTTCACCGTAGATGCGGTAGCCGGAGGAACTGGTGCGTTTGGGCTTCAGCAGGCCGATTTCATCATAGAAACGCAGCGTCCTCGTGCTGACGCCGGCCAACCGGCTCAATTTTTGGATCGTATATTCCATCCTATCCCCTCCGATGATTTCATCTTACACCTTGACGCTGCGTCAAGGTCAACAATTTCCCTTCATAAACGCAAAAATCAAAAAAAGACAGCCCCGGAGGACTGTCGTGAATTTTAGATTATCTTGCAACACGTACGGCAAATGATGCGCCGGAAAGGTTGTAAGAAGAATAAGTAACTGTTTGGCCTGGTGCTGGAGCGTGGATGTATTGTCCGCCGCCTACGTAGATAGCTACGTGATAAGTCGCGCCTCTTGAACCCCAGAAAATCAAATCTCCCGCTTGTGCGGCTGATACAGCGATCTGCGTACCTGAGTTTTCTTGAGGAACTGTGTAGCCACCGATTTCGATGCCGTATGCTTCTCTGAAGACATAAGACGTGAAGCCTGAGCAGTCAAAGCCTGATGGTGTTTTTCCGCCCCATACATAAGGAACGCCGATGTATTTCGCAGCAATGGAAACAACATCGCCTGTTGGTGCTGATAACGCCGGTGTCACGACTGGTGCAGCCACAACGGGTGTGTTCACGACTGGTGCAGCTGGTGCAGCCGCTACAGGAGCAGACACAACTGGTGCACTCTCAACAACTGGTGCAGCTGCAACTGTTTGAGCAGGAGCTGCTGTCTCGGAACTTGCTACTGTGCTTGATGCAATGTCAACAGATGATGCAGCGGCAGAAGATTCTTCTGAACTTGCTTGTGCGATTGTTGCAGCTACAGTTGCTGCAGCAGCTTCAGCGGCAGCAATGGAAGCAGCCTCTGCGGCAGCGCGTTGGTCAGCCTCTTCTTTTTGCGCCAAGAACATTTCGCGGTCGGACTCAGCTGTTGCTTTTTCAGCAGCCAAAGCGGCAACTGCGCTCTCTTGTTCGATTCTCTTCACTTGCAGATCGCCTTTAAGTTGTTCCAACTCCATGGCCATTGCATTGATTTCATTTAAGTTATCTTCAGTTTTATTTTTCTTGTCCTCAACAGCTTTTTGATCCGCAACTTGCTGTTCTACCAATTCTTTATTGGCTGAAACCATTTTTGATACAACATCAATGCGGGATACTAAATCTGTGAAAGATTCCGATGCTACGATAAAGTTCAAGTAGTTTTCGTTTGAACCGTTCACTTGAACAGATCTTGCTTGCTCATCCAGTTGTTCTTCGCGTTGCGCGATGACAACTTGCAATTCGGCAATATCTTCTTGTAAAGCAACAATCTCATCTTGTGTCTTTACGCGGTTTGCCAATAGAGTCTCTGCTCTTTGTTCGGCTGCATCAACTTCTGCAGTGATTGCAGACAAGTTTTCTGCTGCTGTGTTTTGTTTGCTGTCCAAATCAGAAATTTTAGTTTCTTGCTGTTGGATTTTTGTTAAGATTTCATCTGCTTGAGCTGTAAAAGGCGTTACTATACTTGTTGCAAGGATCGTACCTGCTAATGCGATAGCCACTAATTTCTTCTTCAAGTCTAATTCCTCCACTTACATTCGATTGTCGTTAGTTATAATTCTTATATATCTTTTAACTTTTTATAGTTTTTCTTAAGATTCATCAACATAATGAATCATAACATAGTTTTTTTTCGTTTAACCCGGTTTCGTCAAGTTGTATCCTAACTGTAACATTTCTGTAAAATGACTCTCCTAATGTGTCCAAATCCGCGCCATCAGTAATATTTCATGCACCTTCCGACTTTGTAACATTCCTGTAGCATTACTTTTTTCGTTGTCACTGTTGACATCCGAAGTTTTACTGCGCTATACTTACGGCAATTAAACAATAAAAGAAAAAGCGATGAAAAAGACAGTAGAATCGGGATTTTGTCCTATAGAGAGTCAGCGGTTGGTGGAAGCTGATGCAAGCCTGGATTCGAATTACACTTTGGAGCTTTCTTATGCGTATAAGCGGCCGGCATACGATACATGTCAGAGTGGCAAAGTCTTTCCGATTCAGGATGATTCTGCAAGCTGGGTGGTACCACGATAACAATCGTCCCTGTTCAAACAAGAATTTTCTTG is a window from the Trichococcus shcherbakoviae genome containing:
- the metG gene encoding methionine--tRNA ligase, yielding MAKYNNTFYITTPIYYPSGKLHIGNAYSTIACDVMARYKKLMGFDVFYLTGSDEHGQKIENKAAELGITPKEYVDGMAQDMQDLWKRLDISNNKFIRTTDDDHVQAVQQIFEQLLAQGDIYLGEYEGWYSVSDEEFFTETQLAEVYRDADGKIIGGVAPSGHEVELVKEESYFFRMSKYADRLLAYYDAHPDFIQPESRKNEMVNNFIKPGLEDLAVSRTTFTWGIPVKSNPKHVVYVWIDALANYITALGYGSADDSLYQKYWPADVHMVGKEIVRFHTIYWPIMLMALDLPLPKKIFGHGWLLMKEGKMSKSKGNVVYPDMLVDRFGLDALRYYLMREVTFGSDGIFTPEDYVNRINYDLANDLGNLLNRTIAMVNKYFGGNIPAALAAETAFDAELKAMAAEVTENYQKEMDNMQFSSALSETWRLISRANKYIDETAPWVLAKDESKQAELGSVMSHLAETLRVVGILLSPFMTQAPFRMYEQLGLDFEKQGAWENVAFGTFPADVKVVEKGTPIFPRLVTEEEVAYIKEQMGGTAPVEEEMVAAEWDPTTTVLTSEKEKQIKYEDFDKVELKVAEVIDCQKVEGADKLLKFRLDAGDEGHRQILSGIAQWYPDPAYFIGKKVIIVANLKARKMKGEISQGMILSAEKDGVLQVILAPESAANGSTVA
- a CDS encoding transposase, which codes for MMLTKKVRLIVTDETSKLYQAAGVARWAYNYTIRMQEMNHRFGGTLISDNELRKHITKMKKRKKYAWLNDVSNNVVKQAVKDACKAYKAFFNGQTQHPRFKTKRRSTPSFYNDCVKLKVKGNRVLLEKIGWVKTNEPLPVDCKYYNPRIKFDGKYWYLTVGVEVTPKIVEVDDRVVGVDVGIKELAVTSDGVFYNNINKTASVRKAEKRLKRLQRRASRKYKKGTPKSKHLLKLEGEIRKQHRRLANIRTNHVHQATAEIVKSKPSRIVMETLNISGMMKNKHLAKAIANQKLYFFKQCLQYKCELNGIVFVEADQWFPSSKLCNKCGTLKKDLKRSDRVYHCTCGHHCDRDLNASYNLRDYQAV
- a CDS encoding MerR family transcriptional regulator; this translates as MEYTIQKLSRLAGVSTRTLRFYDEIGLLKPKRTSSSGYRIYGEAEVDRLQQILFFKKLSFSLEEIKAAMDDPAYDAERSLVAHKQALLEKKAEIELLIQTVDATLEEKRGGRKMSDKEKFEGLKKELLDENETRYGQEIREKYGEKTVAASNKKFAGMSAADFDAMQEMAARLQAMLTEAMATGDAGGEAALAVAALHKQWLSYTWPSYSPEAHRGLAQMYVDDERFTAYYDKASGKGAAAFLRDAIHNYTEKAE
- a CDS encoding NlpC/P60 family protein, producing MKKKLVAIALAGTILATSIVTPFTAQADEILTKIQQQETKISDLDSKQNTAAENLSAITAEVDAAEQRAETLLANRVKTQDEIVALQEDIAELQVVIAQREEQLDEQARSVQVNGSNENYLNFIVASESFTDLVSRIDVVSKMVSANKELVEQQVADQKAVEDKKNKTEDNLNEINAMAMELEQLKGDLQVKRIEQESAVAALAAEKATAESDREMFLAQKEEADQRAAAEAASIAAAEAAAATVAATIAQASSEESSAAASSVDIASSTVASSETAAPAQTVAAAPVVESAPVVSAPVAAAPAAPVVNTPVVAAPVVTPALSAPTGDVVSIAAKYIGVPYVWGGKTPSGFDCSGFTSYVFREAYGIEIGGYTVPQENSGTQIAVSAAQAGDLIFWGSRGATYHVAIYVGGGQYIHAPAPGQTVTYSSYNLSGASFAVRVAR